A genomic window from Alkalihalobacillus sp. AL-G includes:
- the ilvD gene encoding dihydroxy-acid dehydratase encodes MRSDMIKKGIDRAPHRSLLRATGVKTRDLEKPFIGVCNSYIDIIPGHMHLNKYAEVVKEAIREAGGIPFEFNTIGVDDGIAMGHIGMRYSLPSRELIADSAETVINAHWFDGVFFIPNCDKITPGMLMAAARTNVPSVFVSGGPMEGGTSKAGKPLSLVSVFEGVGAHQSGQMTQEELLDIEQNACPTCGSCSGMFTANSMNSLMEMLGLALPGNGTIVATSEERHQLIREAAHNLVQLIKNGIKPRDIITKEAIDDAFALDMAMGGSTNTVLHTLAIANEAEIDYDLNRINEIAKRVPYLAKISPASDYTMDDVHHAGGISAIIKELCEVDGAVHKDRITISGKSIYETVKPYDIKNDEVIRKQDNPYSKVGGLSILNGNLAPDGGVIKVGAVDPSIKTFMGKAIAFDSQEEAQKGIDDGTVKEGDVVVIRYEGPKGGPGMPEMLAPTAAIAGRGLDTKVALITDGRFSGASRGISIGHISPEAAEGGPIALIENGDPIFIDLINRTINVLLEEKELAKRKENFIQPPPKIKRGYLARYSKLVTSASTGGIMKV; translated from the coding sequence ATGCGTAGTGACATGATCAAGAAAGGTATTGACCGTGCTCCCCATAGAAGCTTATTACGTGCGACGGGAGTCAAAACAAGAGATTTGGAAAAACCGTTTATCGGGGTTTGCAATTCCTATATCGACATCATTCCAGGACATATGCATTTAAATAAATATGCAGAGGTCGTGAAAGAGGCGATACGGGAAGCAGGCGGCATTCCGTTCGAATTTAACACGATAGGTGTAGATGACGGAATAGCGATGGGACATATTGGTATGAGGTATTCACTACCGAGCAGGGAGCTCATTGCAGATTCTGCAGAAACCGTTATCAATGCCCATTGGTTCGATGGCGTCTTCTTCATCCCGAACTGTGACAAAATCACACCTGGGATGCTGATGGCAGCCGCCAGGACAAATGTACCTTCTGTATTCGTTTCGGGAGGCCCGATGGAAGGCGGGACGTCAAAAGCAGGCAAACCACTATCCCTAGTTTCTGTATTCGAAGGAGTTGGCGCTCACCAATCCGGACAGATGACACAGGAAGAATTGTTGGATATCGAACAGAATGCTTGTCCGACCTGTGGATCGTGTTCCGGAATGTTCACGGCTAACTCAATGAACTCCCTTATGGAAATGCTAGGGTTGGCCTTACCTGGTAACGGGACGATTGTGGCAACTTCGGAAGAACGACATCAATTGATCCGGGAAGCTGCACACAACCTCGTCCAGTTGATCAAGAATGGTATTAAACCAAGAGACATCATTACAAAAGAAGCGATTGACGATGCATTTGCACTCGATATGGCGATGGGAGGATCGACGAATACTGTCCTCCATACACTGGCCATAGCGAATGAAGCGGAAATCGATTACGACCTGAACCGAATCAATGAAATCGCCAAAAGAGTTCCATATTTAGCGAAAATAAGTCCTGCTTCTGATTATACGATGGATGACGTTCATCATGCAGGCGGCATCAGTGCCATTATCAAAGAACTATGCGAAGTTGATGGGGCGGTTCATAAGGACCGCATCACCATTTCAGGAAAATCGATCTATGAAACGGTTAAGCCTTATGACATTAAAAATGATGAAGTTATACGTAAACAGGATAATCCATACAGCAAGGTTGGCGGGTTATCAATCTTGAACGGAAACCTGGCTCCTGATGGAGGCGTAATTAAAGTAGGTGCGGTTGACCCATCGATTAAAACATTCATGGGCAAAGCGATCGCCTTTGACTCTCAAGAAGAAGCCCAAAAAGGAATTGATGATGGAACGGTAAAAGAAGGAGATGTTGTTGTCATTCGTTATGAAGGTCCAAAAGGCGGACCGGGTATGCCGGAAATGTTAGCTCCGACAGCAGCGATTGCGGGTCGTGGATTAGACACGAAGGTAGCGCTCATAACAGATGGTCGGTTTTCTGGTGCATCCCGAGGCATCTCAATTGGTCATATTTCACCTGAAGCTGCAGAGGGTGGGCCAATCGCCCTTATTGAAAATGGTGATCCGATTTTCATCGACCTTATAAACCGTACAATCAATGTACTTTTAGAGGAAAAAGAACTAGCAAAGCGTAAGGAAAACTTTATTCAGCCCCCACCGAAAATCAAAAGGGGCTACTTAGCTCGATACTCGAAGCTAGTTACATCAGCGAGCACCGGAGGAATCATGAAAGTTTAA
- the ilvB gene encoding acetolactate synthase large subunit, with protein sequence MTVKVKAEPESRLSGAQTLIHALKQEKVEVIFGYPGGAVLPIYDALYQNPIKHVLARHEQGAIHAAEGYARVSGNPGVVIATSGPGATNLVTGITDAMMDSLPLVIFTGQVASGVIGTDAFQEADVMGITMPITKHNYQVRDLQDIPRIVKEAFHIATTGRPGPVLVDIPKDISASSAPVTFDESFHLPGFQPTENPNILQIKKLNEAIGSAKKPVILAGAGVLHAKASEQLREVAEVKKIPVVHTLLGLGGFPADHPLFLGMGGMHGGYAANMSLYECDLLINIGARFDDRLTGNLKTFAPNAKVAHIDIDPAEIGKNVRTQIPITADAKAALRKLLEEKGASSECEEWLAHLRKYKEKYPYWHNDVKGSISPQELIEMIHLMTEGDSIITTDVGQHQMWAAQYYTFNEPHKWVTSGGLGTMGFGFPAAIGAQLARPETRVISVVGDGGFQMTSQELILLNEMDLPIKIVIVNNGSLGMVRQWQETFYEKRYSQSLLTNQPDFVKLAESYGVKGYKVSSPKEAKSVLSQVLNDSDPVLIDCRVCQTENVFPMVAPGAGLHEMIGVTP encoded by the coding sequence ATGACAGTTAAAGTAAAGGCAGAACCCGAGTCAAGGCTAAGCGGCGCCCAAACTCTGATTCATGCCTTGAAGCAAGAAAAAGTAGAAGTCATTTTCGGTTATCCTGGCGGGGCGGTTTTACCGATCTATGATGCGTTATATCAAAACCCGATCAAACATGTACTTGCTAGACATGAACAAGGAGCCATCCACGCTGCAGAAGGGTATGCAAGGGTTTCCGGTAATCCGGGTGTCGTCATAGCAACTTCAGGACCCGGAGCGACCAATCTGGTTACAGGGATTACAGATGCGATGATGGATTCACTTCCCCTCGTTATTTTTACAGGGCAGGTCGCATCAGGAGTCATTGGTACAGATGCTTTTCAAGAGGCGGACGTAATGGGGATCACGATGCCGATTACAAAACACAACTACCAAGTACGTGATTTACAAGATATCCCTAGAATTGTGAAGGAAGCTTTTCATATTGCAACGACTGGTCGACCAGGGCCAGTACTCGTCGATATCCCTAAGGATATATCAGCTTCGAGTGCTCCGGTGACGTTTGATGAATCCTTTCATCTTCCCGGTTTTCAGCCAACCGAAAATCCAAATATACTTCAAATAAAAAAGCTGAATGAAGCGATCGGATCAGCAAAAAAACCAGTTATTTTAGCAGGTGCAGGTGTATTACATGCAAAAGCATCCGAACAGTTGCGGGAAGTCGCGGAAGTTAAGAAAATACCGGTCGTTCATACACTGCTTGGGTTAGGTGGCTTTCCTGCAGATCATCCATTGTTTCTTGGAATGGGTGGGATGCATGGAGGTTATGCGGCAAACATGAGTTTATATGAATGTGATTTGCTCATAAATATTGGAGCACGGTTCGATGACAGATTGACTGGAAATTTAAAAACGTTCGCTCCAAATGCAAAAGTGGCGCATATCGACATCGACCCTGCTGAAATCGGTAAGAACGTCCGAACGCAAATTCCGATTACGGCGGATGCAAAGGCTGCTCTTCGGAAGCTTTTAGAAGAAAAAGGTGCAAGTTCAGAATGTGAAGAATGGCTCGCTCATCTCCGCAAATACAAAGAAAAGTATCCTTATTGGCATAACGATGTGAAGGGTTCAATTTCCCCTCAGGAATTGATTGAAATGATTCATTTGATGACAGAAGGGGATTCGATCATCACGACGGACGTTGGTCAGCATCAAATGTGGGCAGCTCAATATTACACCTTCAATGAACCGCATAAGTGGGTTACATCAGGCGGGCTGGGAACGATGGGATTCGGGTTCCCAGCAGCAATCGGAGCTCAATTAGCACGGCCGGAGACCAGGGTTATCAGCGTTGTTGGTGACGGTGGATTCCAAATGACATCCCAGGAGCTGATCCTCTTGAACGAAATGGACCTTCCGATCAAGATCGTCATCGTCAACAACGGTTCACTTGGGATGGTAAGGCAATGGCAAGAGACGTTTTATGAAAAGCGCTACTCCCAATCGCTTCTTACTAATCAACCTGATTTTGTGAAACTTGCGGAATCTTATGGTGTAAAAGGCTATAAGGTTTCTTCACCTAAAGAGGCGAAGAGCGTTTTATCCCAAGTTCTGAATGATAGCGACCCAGTACTTATCGATTGCCGGGTATGCCAGACCGAAAATGTTTTTCCGATGGTCGCGCCTGGGGCAGGACTTCACGAGATGATCGGGGTGACACCATGA
- the ilvN gene encoding acetolactate synthase small subunit: MKKRIVTATVFNHTGVLNRVTGLFTKRQFNIESITVGHTETEGVSKMTFVVSEEDDQQIEQLIKQLNKQIDVLKVSDITGQAIVARELALIKVLSNGQTRAEINGIVEPFRATIIDICRDSVTVQVTGDAEKIEAMIDLLKPYGIKEITRTGLTAFARGSQKSVTDFKKYSLLT; this comes from the coding sequence ATGAAAAAGAGGATTGTAACTGCAACAGTATTCAACCACACTGGTGTCCTCAATCGAGTGACAGGCCTTTTTACGAAACGGCAATTCAATATTGAAAGTATCACTGTTGGGCACACAGAGACAGAAGGTGTATCCAAAATGACCTTTGTCGTTTCTGAAGAGGATGATCAGCAAATCGAACAGTTGATCAAACAGCTGAACAAACAAATTGATGTCCTGAAAGTATCGGATATTACAGGTCAAGCAATCGTCGCAAGAGAGCTTGCCCTTATCAAGGTACTAAGCAACGGCCAAACCCGAGCTGAAATCAACGGTATCGTAGAGCCCTTCCGTGCAACGATCATCGATATATGCAGAGATAGTGTCACCGTCCAAGTAACCGGGGATGCCGAAAAAATCGAGGCGATGATCGATCTATTGAAGCCTTATGGAATCAAAGAGATTACTCGAACAGGTTTGACCGCATTCGCAAGAGGATCCCAAAAGTCAGTTACTGATTTTAAGAAATACTCGCTATTAACATAA
- the ilvC gene encoding ketol-acid reductoisomerase, protein MVTVFYNGDVQEDVLKGRKVAVVGYGSQGHAHAQNLRDSGYEVVVGLRKGKSWEKAVQDGFSVKSVRDASEEADVIMILLPDELQTSVYKSEIEPALKRGKALAFAHGFNVHFHQVVPPEDVDVFLVAPKGPGHLVRRTFENGAGVPALFAVHQDVTGEAEKLALSYAKGIGAGRAGMLGTTFQEETETDLFGEQAVLCGGLTSLVKAGFETLVEAGYQPELAYFECLHELKLIVDLMYEGGLEGMRYSVSDTAKWGDFVSGPRVVNEETKARMKEVLEDIQSGKFAKGWILENQANRPEFNAGNQREKNHEIEVVGRKLRELMPFIKKDQKKEVVASAQN, encoded by the coding sequence ATGGTAACAGTTTTTTATAACGGAGATGTGCAGGAAGATGTATTGAAAGGACGTAAGGTTGCTGTCGTAGGTTACGGATCACAAGGTCATGCACATGCGCAAAACTTGAGGGACAGCGGCTATGAAGTTGTCGTAGGGCTACGGAAAGGGAAGTCTTGGGAAAAGGCTGTACAGGATGGGTTTTCAGTAAAATCAGTAAGAGATGCGAGTGAAGAAGCTGATGTCATCATGATTTTATTGCCAGACGAATTACAGACTTCCGTTTACAAAAGTGAAATTGAGCCTGCGCTGAAGCGAGGAAAGGCATTAGCATTTGCACACGGATTCAATGTTCACTTTCATCAAGTAGTCCCTCCAGAAGATGTGGATGTTTTTCTTGTAGCACCAAAAGGTCCGGGACACCTTGTAAGGAGAACCTTTGAAAACGGCGCTGGAGTTCCTGCCCTTTTCGCAGTACATCAAGATGTGACAGGAGAAGCAGAAAAGCTTGCTTTATCGTATGCAAAAGGAATCGGTGCAGGTCGTGCCGGAATGTTAGGAACGACCTTCCAGGAGGAAACAGAAACGGATCTATTCGGGGAACAAGCGGTACTATGCGGTGGACTGACCTCCTTAGTCAAAGCAGGTTTCGAGACGTTAGTGGAAGCAGGTTATCAGCCTGAACTCGCCTATTTCGAGTGTTTACATGAACTGAAGCTCATTGTTGACCTTATGTATGAAGGCGGCCTTGAAGGGATGAGGTACTCCGTATCCGATACCGCCAAATGGGGGGATTTCGTTTCAGGCCCACGTGTTGTAAATGAGGAAACGAAGGCAAGGATGAAGGAAGTACTGGAGGATATCCAATCCGGTAAATTTGCTAAGGGGTGGATTTTGGAAAATCAAGCCAACCGCCCGGAATTCAATGCCGGGAATCAGCGTGAGAAGAACCATGAAATTGAAGTGGTCGGAAGAAAACTACGAGAATTGATGCCGTTCATTAAAAAGGATCAAAAAAAGGAAGTGGTGGCGAGTGCGCAAAATTGA
- a CDS encoding 2-isopropylmalate synthase, whose amino-acid sequence MRKIEVFDTTLRDGEQSAGVNLNTLEKVEIARQLERLGVDIMEAGFPAASKGDLQAVKMIAETIKNSSVTGLARANEKDIDAAWEALKGTSEPRLHVFLATSPIHMTYKLKMTTDQVLDTAVAAVKYAKKTFAHVQWSAEDACRSDKQFLVRIITEVIKAGATVINLPDTVGYRAPEEYGSLFRFIKENVPNIEGVKLSAHCHNDLGMATANTLAAIENGADQIEGTINAIGERAGNTGLEEIAVALHIRNDFYQANTGLKLDEIKRTSNLVSKLTGMIVPSNKSVVGNNAFAHESGIHQDGVLKQKTTYEIITPELIGVTSNRLVLGKHSGRHAFKNKAVEIGFELTDQKLNQAFTTFKDLADKKKEVTEDDIFAILTNTQTEAKDVKEYELKSLQVQYGMDNIPTATIAVVKPDGEYLQEAATGSGSVEAIYNTIEKLVEGSAVLLDYKIHSVGGGRDALAEVFVQVKYNEIESSGRGTAQDVLEASARAYINGVNRVRSSHELKTKKVTV is encoded by the coding sequence GTGCGCAAAATTGAAGTCTTTGACACGACCCTCAGGGACGGAGAACAGTCAGCTGGCGTAAATTTGAATACCCTTGAAAAAGTGGAGATCGCAAGGCAGTTGGAACGTCTCGGTGTCGACATCATGGAAGCTGGCTTTCCGGCAGCGTCAAAGGGAGATTTGCAGGCGGTGAAAATGATTGCTGAGACGATCAAAAACAGTTCTGTCACCGGCCTTGCGCGTGCGAATGAAAAAGACATTGATGCCGCTTGGGAGGCGCTGAAAGGGACAAGTGAGCCAAGGCTGCATGTGTTTCTTGCAACGTCACCGATCCATATGACGTATAAGTTGAAAATGACGACGGACCAAGTATTGGATACAGCGGTCGCTGCTGTAAAGTATGCAAAGAAAACCTTCGCTCATGTCCAGTGGTCGGCTGAAGATGCGTGCAGGTCCGACAAGCAGTTTTTGGTCCGGATCATTACAGAAGTCATCAAGGCGGGGGCAACGGTCATTAATCTTCCTGACACTGTTGGTTATCGTGCACCAGAGGAATACGGATCTCTGTTTCGCTTCATTAAGGAGAACGTACCGAATATCGAAGGGGTGAAGCTCTCAGCCCATTGTCATAACGATTTGGGAATGGCGACCGCCAATACATTAGCTGCGATTGAAAATGGCGCTGATCAGATCGAAGGGACTATCAATGCTATCGGGGAACGAGCAGGAAATACAGGACTTGAAGAAATCGCCGTTGCTCTCCATATCCGAAATGATTTTTATCAGGCTAACACAGGACTGAAGCTGGATGAAATCAAGCGCACGAGCAATCTCGTCAGCAAGCTTACAGGGATGATCGTACCTAGTAATAAATCAGTCGTAGGAAATAATGCTTTCGCCCATGAATCAGGTATCCACCAGGATGGCGTATTGAAGCAGAAAACAACATACGAAATCATTACACCTGAACTTATTGGTGTCACATCGAATCGGCTGGTTCTTGGAAAGCATTCGGGTCGTCATGCATTTAAAAATAAAGCAGTGGAAATCGGATTTGAACTTACCGATCAAAAATTGAATCAAGCATTCACAACCTTCAAGGATCTTGCAGATAAGAAAAAAGAGGTGACGGAAGATGACATTTTCGCCATCCTCACCAATACGCAAACTGAAGCAAAAGATGTAAAAGAGTATGAATTGAAGAGTTTGCAAGTCCAGTATGGAATGGACAATATACCGACCGCCACAATTGCAGTTGTAAAGCCTGATGGAGAATACCTTCAGGAAGCAGCTACAGGGTCAGGCAGCGTAGAAGCAATCTATAACACTATTGAAAAACTGGTTGAAGGATCTGCCGTACTCCTGGATTATAAGATTCATTCCGTTGGAGGAGGAAGAGATGCGCTCGCGGAGGTATTCGTCCAAGTCAAATACAACGAGATTGAATCGAGTGGACGGGGTACCGCTCAGGATGTACTGGAGGCATCGGCAAGAGCTTATATAAACGGAGTGAACAGGGTACGGTCATCCCATGAACTTAAAACAAAAAAAGTGACAGTGTAA
- the leuB gene encoding 3-isopropylmalate dehydrogenase, with protein MKRKVAVLPGDGIGQEVMNGALAVLKAVGDQFGHQFEVIQGDIGGVAIDSHGTPLPKQTLELCKECDAVLLGAVGGPKWKDVPVQLRPEKGLLGIRKELGLFANLRPISTFKSLLDASPLKRNVVQGVDFVIVRELTGGLYFGKPSERRGENKEVAVDTLHYERSEIEKVVHKAFQLASNRRKKLTSVDKANVLESSRLWREVVDEISGDYPDVEVEHLLVDAAAMKIVYQPTQFDVIVTENMFGDILSDEASMLTGSLGMLPSASLREDHFGLYEPVHGSAPDIAGEDKANPMAMMLSVAMMLKHSFGLKEEAEMVEKAVQEVLDTGYRTDDLKELGSGTIVGTEAMSQLVVEQIEPNHAMSSILSTYL; from the coding sequence ATGAAAAGGAAAGTGGCAGTACTACCTGGAGATGGAATCGGGCAAGAAGTTATGAATGGAGCCCTCGCTGTCTTAAAAGCCGTCGGTGACCAATTTGGACATCAATTTGAAGTCATTCAAGGGGATATTGGTGGTGTTGCCATAGATTCTCATGGCACTCCTCTTCCTAAGCAAACACTGGAACTTTGTAAAGAATGTGATGCCGTATTATTAGGAGCCGTGGGCGGACCGAAGTGGAAGGATGTTCCCGTTCAACTCCGTCCGGAAAAAGGGTTGCTTGGCATTAGGAAAGAACTAGGGTTATTTGCGAATCTACGCCCTATCTCAACGTTCAAAAGCTTACTAGATGCGTCACCTCTTAAAAGGAATGTCGTTCAAGGTGTCGATTTCGTCATTGTACGAGAGCTTACGGGAGGCCTTTACTTCGGAAAACCAAGTGAAAGAAGGGGAGAAAATAAAGAAGTTGCCGTCGATACCCTTCATTATGAAAGAAGTGAAATTGAAAAGGTCGTTCATAAGGCATTTCAATTAGCATCAAATCGAAGAAAAAAGCTGACATCCGTCGATAAAGCGAATGTGTTGGAATCAAGCAGGCTTTGGAGGGAGGTCGTCGATGAAATTTCCGGCGATTATCCAGATGTAGAGGTCGAGCACCTGTTAGTCGATGCAGCCGCCATGAAAATCGTTTATCAGCCGACGCAGTTTGATGTGATTGTTACCGAGAATATGTTCGGTGACATCTTAAGTGATGAAGCTTCCATGCTGACCGGCTCACTCGGAATGCTGCCTTCTGCTAGTTTACGAGAGGATCACTTTGGATTATACGAACCTGTACACGGTTCGGCTCCTGACATTGCCGGTGAGGATAAAGCGAATCCAATGGCGATGATGTTATCGGTCGCAATGATGCTGAAGCACTCTTTCGGTTTAAAGGAAGAAGCTGAAATGGTGGAAAAAGCGGTTCAAGAAGTACTTGATACGGGCTACCGTACAGATGACCTAAAAGAACTTGGAAGCGGAACGATTGTTGGGACGGAAGCAATGAGCCAGCTCGTGGTCGAGCAAATCGAACCAAATCACGCCATGTCATCAATCTTGTCAACCTATTTGTAA
- the leuC gene encoding 3-isopropylmalate dehydratase large subunit — MRPKNIVEKLWDDHVVYKENGKPDLLYIDLHLVHEVTSPQAFEGLRLKDRIVRRPDLTFATMDHNVPTDNRELIEDQVAKTQMTKLQENCEEFEIELADIHHPDQGIVHVIGPELGLTQPGKTIVCGDSHTSTHGAFGALAFGIGTSEVEHVLATQTLWQSKPKTLQINVRGTLGFGVTAKDLILAIIAKFGVGAGAGYVIEFTGEAIRKLSMEERMTVCNMSIEAGARAGIISPDEVTFEYLKGKRHVPDGEGFQKAVSKWKQFISDEGAAYDLTLNMDGSEVEPQVTWGTNPSMGISISDQVPSPEQFEKKSEQEAVQRALTYMGLEAGMKIADVPIDYVFIGSCTNSRLSDLRAAAEVVKGKKVHHNVTALVVPGSKSVKTKAEKEGLHQIFEKAGFQWRESGCSMCLAMNNDIVPPGKRCASTSNRNFEGRQGNGARTHLVSPIMAAAAAVTGSFTDVRKIMPVYH, encoded by the coding sequence TTGAGGCCAAAGAATATTGTTGAAAAGTTGTGGGATGATCATGTTGTTTACAAGGAAAACGGAAAACCGGACTTGTTATATATCGATCTTCATCTTGTTCACGAAGTCACTTCGCCACAAGCGTTTGAAGGGCTAAGATTGAAAGATCGAATTGTCAGGAGACCTGATCTTACCTTTGCGACGATGGACCATAATGTTCCTACTGATAATCGAGAACTCATTGAGGATCAGGTAGCGAAGACGCAGATGACGAAGCTGCAGGAAAATTGTGAGGAGTTTGAGATAGAGCTTGCAGATATCCATCACCCTGATCAAGGGATCGTCCACGTCATTGGGCCAGAACTCGGACTTACCCAGCCTGGAAAAACAATCGTATGCGGAGATAGCCATACTTCTACACACGGGGCATTCGGGGCACTGGCATTCGGCATCGGGACAAGTGAGGTTGAGCACGTACTAGCTACTCAAACGCTTTGGCAATCAAAACCGAAAACATTACAAATCAACGTCAGAGGGACACTTGGATTCGGTGTTACCGCAAAAGACCTCATCCTAGCAATCATAGCTAAATTCGGAGTCGGTGCAGGTGCAGGATATGTGATCGAATTCACTGGAGAAGCGATTCGGAAGCTATCGATGGAAGAACGCATGACGGTTTGCAACATGTCGATTGAGGCAGGTGCTCGTGCAGGAATCATAAGTCCTGATGAAGTGACTTTCGAATACTTGAAAGGTAAACGTCATGTGCCGGATGGTGAGGGTTTTCAGAAAGCTGTTTCGAAATGGAAACAATTCATATCCGATGAAGGAGCGGCTTATGACTTGACTCTTAACATGGATGGTTCAGAAGTAGAACCACAAGTGACGTGGGGGACGAATCCTTCCATGGGAATCAGCATCAGTGATCAGGTTCCCTCACCGGAACAATTTGAAAAAAAGTCAGAACAAGAAGCTGTTCAAAGGGCTTTGACCTATATGGGTCTTGAAGCAGGAATGAAAATAGCTGATGTTCCGATTGATTATGTATTTATCGGGTCTTGTACAAATTCACGGTTAAGTGATCTGAGAGCAGCTGCCGAGGTTGTGAAAGGGAAAAAAGTCCATCACAATGTAACAGCTCTTGTCGTTCCTGGGTCCAAGTCGGTCAAGACCAAAGCTGAGAAAGAAGGGCTGCATCAGATTTTTGAAAAAGCAGGCTTCCAATGGAGAGAATCAGGCTGCAGCATGTGTCTGGCAATGAATAATGACATCGTCCCGCCAGGAAAACGTTGTGCCTCTACCTCCAATCGGAATTTTGAAGGCAGGCAAGGGAACGGAGCTAGAACCCATCTAGTGAGCCCCATAATGGCAGCAGCTGCAGCGGTTACAGGTAGCTTTACCGATGTCCGTAAAATCATGCCTGTCTATCATTAA
- the leuD gene encoding 3-isopropylmalate dehydratase small subunit, which produces MPETCQFSGLVFPLDRDNVDTDQIIPKQFLKKIDRQGFGKFLFYHWRFNDDGTIKEDFLLNDKKYEGASVLVGGKNFGCGSSREHAPWSLLDFGFRVVIAPSFADIFYNNCLKNGILPIRLEHSDIEALQEKAARSHYKLSVNLEEQFVSDEEGFYSKFIFDPYWKQMLMNGWDEISITLAHEDEIKQYESLR; this is translated from the coding sequence ATGCCAGAAACCTGTCAATTTAGTGGATTGGTCTTTCCGTTGGACCGCGATAATGTAGATACGGATCAAATCATCCCGAAACAATTCTTGAAAAAAATCGACCGTCAGGGATTTGGGAAATTCCTTTTTTATCATTGGAGATTCAATGATGATGGTACGATCAAGGAAGACTTCCTTCTTAATGATAAAAAATACGAAGGGGCCTCTGTATTAGTCGGCGGAAAAAACTTCGGCTGCGGATCTTCCAGGGAGCATGCCCCATGGTCATTGCTTGATTTCGGCTTCCGAGTCGTCATCGCACCGAGCTTTGCTGATATTTTTTATAACAATTGCTTGAAGAACGGCATTCTTCCAATCAGATTGGAACATTCGGATATTGAAGCCTTGCAGGAAAAAGCGGCACGTTCACACTACAAGCTTTCGGTGAATTTAGAAGAGCAGTTTGTGAGTGATGAAGAAGGGTTCTATTCGAAATTTATATTTGATCCTTATTGGAAACAGATGCTTATGAATGGGTGGGATGAAATTTCAATAACCCTGGCCCACGAAGACGAGATCAAACAATATGAATCATTACGATAG
- the ilvA gene encoding threonine ammonia-lyase — translation MHTVHRTPLKQSSTLNRITGMQVFLKMENLQRTGSFKLRGALNKICSLSDDETSQGIICASAGNHAQGVALAASERGIRARIFMPERTPLAKIEATRTYGAEIILTGETYQEAFLAAQEDMVSTGSIFVHAFDDIKVIAGQGTIALEMIQQYHDLEAIVVPVGGGGLISGIALAVKAFNPSVKVIGVQAKGAPATFNLFTGKNTSGLNRVHSIADGILVKKPGKLTYPIIEKFVDDMVTVNDEEIAYAILFMLQREKTLIEGAGAAAVASILFKKVQFHSMKVGCIVSGGNVDVNQLPLYNKLTNRVKSVDRVV, via the coding sequence ATGCATACCGTCCATAGAACACCTTTGAAACAATCATCGACATTAAATCGCATCACAGGAATGCAGGTGTTCTTGAAAATGGAAAACCTTCAAAGAACCGGTTCCTTTAAATTACGTGGCGCCTTAAACAAAATTTGTTCTCTTAGTGATGATGAGACATCACAAGGGATTATCTGTGCATCAGCCGGCAATCATGCTCAAGGTGTTGCATTAGCTGCGTCCGAAAGGGGGATTCGCGCGAGAATCTTCATGCCTGAGAGGACCCCTCTGGCTAAGATTGAGGCTACTCGAACTTATGGAGCTGAAATCATCCTTACTGGAGAAACCTATCAAGAGGCTTTTTTGGCAGCACAGGAGGATATGGTTTCTACGGGATCCATCTTCGTCCATGCCTTTGATGATATAAAGGTGATTGCCGGTCAGGGTACGATCGCACTTGAAATGATACAGCAATACCACGACTTAGAGGCAATCGTTGTCCCGGTTGGAGGCGGGGGGCTGATTTCCGGCATTGCCCTCGCTGTCAAAGCCTTCAACCCGAGTGTTAAGGTTATCGGTGTCCAGGCGAAGGGTGCTCCTGCCACATTCAATCTTTTCACAGGAAAAAATACTAGTGGATTGAACCGTGTTCACAGCATTGCTGATGGAATTCTTGTAAAAAAACCTGGGAAGCTCACGTATCCGATCATTGAGAAATTTGTAGACGATATGGTTACCGTAAATGATGAGGAGATTGCATATGCAATCCTGTTCATGCTTCAAAGGGAAAAGACACTGATAGAAGGTGCAGGGGCAGCAGCGGTTGCTTCAATACTTTTTAAAAAGGTCCAGTTTCATAGCATGAAGGTGGGATGTATCGTCAGCGGAGGCAATGTCGACGTCAACCAGCTCCCGCTTTATAATAAATTGACTAATCGAGTGAAATCAGTCGATCGGGTCGTATAA